Proteins from one Oryza sativa Japonica Group chromosome 12, ASM3414082v1 genomic window:
- the LOC4351956 gene encoding WEB family protein At5g55860, which produces MATKLRQPSTDAEKTEVGEIDTRAPFESVKAAVSLFGEVRFSSDKSAARKPKPPQAERVLAKETELHLAQKELNKYKDQLNNAETTRVQALSELEKAKKTVEDLTNKLDAINKSKELAIQATEDAKTRTKQLEGGDSLEAVGKDGPLKQELDVAREQYVVALADLDAAKQELRKLKKDFEASLDMRLAAAQQEEESLHLAETNKQKADQLRKEIATIQESLTHVKAATEQAHEEEAQILAEKDVTRKTYKQALEEAEKKLSSLKKDFDPAVYKSLKEKLDETNLEISSMQKKIEDARAQDLESIATVSTELDDAKEMLQKVAEEESSLRSLVESLKQELEAVKEEHDQLKQKDTETESIVGDLHVKLQKCKSELEAAVAAESKATSASDDLMLALQQLSSESKNALQEAEVMQKSAADLRDEAEAARVALAEAEQKLQSALKEAEEAKSAEAKALDQIKQLSERASAARASTSESGAKITISKEEFESLSRKVEESEKLSEMKVAAAMAQVEAVRASENEAIKKLEAARKEMEDMELATEEALKRAEMAEAAKRAVEGELRRWREKEQKKAAEAQPAPEAQAHGTASSPVQKASAGKANEKNDGPHKNSRTLLKKSFMLPNITSMFHKKKNHADGSSPSHLPGDKSV; this is translated from the exons ATGGCTACAAAACTCCGTCAACCGTCAACTGATGCAGAAAAAACAGAGGTTGGAGAAATAGACACAAGGGCTCCTTTTGAATCCGTCAAAGCTGCAGTAAGCTTATTTGGGGAAGTTCGATTTTCATCTGACAAATCAGCTGCAAGGAAGCCAAAGCCTCCTCAGGCAGAG AGGGTGTTAGCTAAGGAGACAGAACTGCACTTGGCCCAGAAAGAGTTAAATAAATACAAGGATCAGCTCAACAATGCTGAGACAACCAGAGTGCAAGCGTTATCTGAGCTGGAGAAAGCTAAGAAAACTGTTGAGGACCTGACCAATAAGCTGGATGCTATCAACAAGTCCAAAGAGCTGGCTATTCAAGCAACAGAGGATGCAAAAACTCGAACAAAGCAGCTTGAAGGTGGAGACTCGCTTGAGGCTGTTGGAAAAGATGGCCCTTTAAAGCAGGAATTGGATGTTGCAAGGGAACAGTATGTTGTTGCTTTGGCAGATCTTGATGCAGCAAAACAGGAGCTTAGAAAGCTCAAGAAGGATTTTGAAGCTTCATTGGATATGAGGTTGGCTGCAGCACAGCAGGAAGAGGAATCATTGCACttagctgaaacaaacaagcaaAAGGCTGATCAGCTTCGCAAGGAGATTGCTACAATTCAAGAGTCTCTTACGCATGTGAAGGCAGCCACTGAACAAGCACATGAAGAAGAGGCTCAAATCCTTGCTGAGAAAGATGTTACTAGGAAAACATACAAACAAGCTTTGGAAGAAGCCGAGAAGAAATTATCCTCTTTGAAAAAGGATTTTGATCCTGCTGTTTATAAAAGCCTCAAAGAAAAGCTAGATGAGACCAATTTGGAGATTTCATCTATGCAGAAAAAGATTGAAGATGCTCGAGCTCAAGATTTGGAGTCTATTGCTACTGTCAGCACAGAGTTGGATGATGCTAAGGAAATGTTACAGAAAGTGGCAGAGGAGGAAAGTTCTCTTCGGAGTTTAGTAGAATCACTTAAACAAGAGTTAGAAGCTGTTAAGGAGGAGCATGATCAATTGAAACAGAAGGATACAGAAACTGAATCCATAGTTGGAGACCTACATGTGAAGCTTCAGAAATGCAAATCTGAGCTTGAGGCAGCCGTAGCTGCTGAATCAAAAGCAACGTCAGCTTCTGATGACTTGATGTTGGCCCTCCAACAGTTGTCTTCCGAGTCAAAAAATGCCCTGCAGGAAGCTGAAGTAATGCAAAAGAGTGCTGCAGATTTAAGGGATGAAGCTGAAGCTGCACGAGTAGCATTAGCAGAAGCTGAACAAAAGTTGCAATCTGCTTTAAAAGAAGCAGAAGAGGCAAAATCAGCTGAAGCAAAGGCCCTTGATCAGATCAAGCAACTATCAGAAAGAGCAAGCGCTGCTCGGGCCTCAACATCTGAATCAGGTGCGAAGATAACAATATCAAAAGAAGAGTTTGAATCTCTTAGCCGAAAGGTGGAGGAGTCAGAGAAATTGAGTGAGATGAAAGTTGCTGCCGCTATGGCTCAAGTGGAGGCTGTCAGAGCCAGTGAGAATGAGGCGATTAAGAAATTGGAGGCGGCTCGGAAAGAGATGGAAGACATGGAATTGGCAAcagaggaagcactaaagaggGCAGAGATGGCTGAAGCAGCAAAGAGAGCTGTAGAAGGTGAGCTCAGGAGGTGGCGCGAGAAGGAGCAGAAGAAAGCTGCTGAAGCTCAGCCTGCTCCAGAAGCGCAAGCACATGGAACTGCATCTTCCCCTGTACAGAAAGCTTCTGCTGGAAAAGCCAATGAGAAGAATGATGGACCTCACAAGAACAGCAGAACACTATTGAAAAAGAGCTTTATGCTACCAAATATTACAAGCATGTTCCATAAGAAGAAGAATCATGCCGACGGCAGTTCTCCTTCACATCTTCCTGGGGACAAATCTGTATAA